From a region of the Mauremys mutica isolate MM-2020 ecotype Southern chromosome 12, ASM2049712v1, whole genome shotgun sequence genome:
- the LOC123345407 gene encoding zinc finger protein 883-like, with protein MRENYETVTLLAGFLIFKPDIISWLDQGEETWLPDLHGYKEREIPRNTHTAGDGTVSETEEENLEQEGAEQVEPQGTVSGRAKGHVSQSPEDGEDHEGQSEQETEQGNHSEERQGKSRGIRKIKEAVQQRIPTGERPYTCGDCRKSFQYRSALIRHQRIHTGERPYNCLDCGKSFRQTSALSKHHTLHTGERPYECLECGKNFRQRFHLNKHKRIHTGERPYECLMCGKSFSENSQLLSHQRTHTGERPYNCPDCGKSFRHRSVLIEHQRIHTGDKPYKCNECGKSFSRYSHLLSHQRTHTGEKPYKCPDCGKSFSESSTLIQHQRIHTGEKPYKCKECGKSFSHISHFLTHQRIHTGEKPYKCPDCGKSFSHNSTLTQHQSIHTGEKPYKCNECGKSFSRLSRLLAHQRIHTGEKPYNCSDCGKSFRQRSVLVTHQRVHTGEKPFQCPECGKSFTVNSTLTKHRRIHSGERPYECIDCGKSFSQNSQLLSHQRTHTGERPYNCPDCGKSFRHSSVLTKHKRIHSGERPYECIDCGKGFSHISHFQ; from the exons atgcggGAGaattatgagactgtgaccttgcTGG CAGGATTTCTGATTTTCAAACCTGacatcatctcctggctggatCAAGGAGAGGAGACGTGGCTCCCTGATCTCCATGGATACAAGGAAAGAGAGATCCCAAGAAACACCCACACAG caggtGATGGGACAGTGAGTGAGACTGAGGAGGAGAATCTTGAGCAGGAAGGTGCTGAGCAAGTGGAACCACAGGGGACAGTATCGGGAAGAGCTAAAGGGCATGTTTCCCAGAGTCCTGAGGATGGAGAAGACCATGAGGGTCAGAGCGAGCAAGAGACAGAGCaaggaaaccactcagaggagagacaGGGTAAATCAAGAGGAATTAGGAAAATCAAAGAAGCTGTTCAACAGAGAATccccactggagagagaccctacacgtgTGGTGACTGTAGGAAAAGCTTCCAATACAGATCAgcccttattagacatcagagaatccacacaggagagagaccctacaactGTCtcgactgtggaaaaagcttcagaCAGACATCAGCCCTTAGTAAACATCATACactccacacgggggagagacccTATGAGTGTCtagagtgtgggaaaaacttccgtCAGAGGTTCCACCTTAATAAAcataagagaatccacacgggagagcgaccctaTGAATGCCTCatgtgtgggaaaagcttcagtgagaATTCACAGCTTCTATctcatcagagaacccacacaggagagagaccctataactGCCCCGAttgcgggaaaagcttccgtcATAGATCAGTCCTCattgaacatcagagaatccatacggGAGATAAACCCTACAAATGcaatgagtgcgggaaaagcttcagtcggtaCTCTCACCTTCTatcacatcagagaacccacacaggagagaaaccctataagtgccctgactgtgggaaaagcttcagtgaaaGCTCAACCCTtattcaacatcagagaatccacacaggagagaaaccgtACAAATGCaaagagtgtgggaaaagcttcagtcacatCTCACACTTCCTAacacatcagagaattcacacaggagagaaaccctataagtgccctgactgtgggaaaagcttcagtcacaaCTCAACTCTTACTCAGCATCAGAgtatccacacgggagagaaaccctacaagtgcaatgagtgtgggaaaagcttcagtcggctcTCACGCCTCCtagcacatcagagaatccacacaggagagaaaccctataattGCTCtgactgcgggaaaagcttccgtcAGAGGTCAGTCCTTGTtactcaccagagagtccacacaggggagaaaccctttCAATGCccagaatgtgggaaaagcttcactgtgAACTCAACCCTCACtaaacataggagaatccacagtggagaaaGACCCTATGAGTGTattgactgtgggaaaagcttcagtcagaattCACAGCTTCTatcacatcagagaacccacacaggagagcgacCCTATAACTGCCCTGATTGCGGGAAAAGCTTTCGTCATAGCTCAGTCCTCACTAAACATAagagaatccacagtggagaaaGACCCTATGAGTGTATTGACTGTGGGAAAGGCTTCAGTCATATCTCACACTTTCAGTGA